One genomic region from Macrobrachium rosenbergii isolate ZJJX-2024 chromosome 1, ASM4041242v1, whole genome shotgun sequence encodes:
- the LOC136840389 gene encoding testis-specific H1 histone-like, protein MKIATTSSDEYSGYTKTFVFARPYHEAFHVTYPLARGSWSLPLQGAGHFHYKELVASTARELAAFTAREVVTSITRELVASITRELVASTAKELVAYNVRELVTSVTRELVTSITRELVASTARELAAFTAREVVTSITRELVASITRELVASITRELVPSIERELVAFIARELVTSITRKLIASIARELVAYIAREIVASTTKVLVASITRELVTSIPRQMVASITSEMVASIIREMVASIQEKWSLPLQQKWSLSL, encoded by the exons ATGAAGATCGCCACCACCAGCAGTGATGAATATTCGGGGTACACAAAAACATTTGTCTTTGCCCGCCCATATCACGAAGCGTTCCATGTGACGTATCCGCTGGCAAGAG GGAGCTGGTCACTTCCATTACAAGGAGCTGGTCACTTCCACTACAAGGAGCTGGTCGCTTCCACTGCAAGGGAGTTGGCCGCTTTCACTGCAAGGGAGGTGGTCACTTCCATTACAAGGGAGCTGGTCGCTTCCATTACAAGGGAGCTGGTCGCTTCCACTGCAAAGGAGCTGGTCGCTTACAATGTAAGGGAGCTGGTCACTTCCGTTACAAGGGAGCTGGTCACTTCCATTACAAGGGAGCTGGTCGCTTCCACTGCAAGGGAGTTGGCCGCTTTCACTGCAAGGGAGGTGGTCACTTCCATTACAAGGGAGCTGGTCGCTTCCATTACAAGGGAGCTGGTCGCTTCCATTACAAGGGAGTTGGTCCCTTCCATTGAAAGGGAGTTGGTCGCTTTCATCGCAAGGGAGCTGGTCACTTCCATTACAAGGAAGCTAATCGCTTCCATTGCTAGGGAACTGGTCGCTTACATCGCAAGAGAAATAGTCGCCTCCACCACAAAGGTACTGGTGGCTTCCATTACAAGGGAACTGGTCACTTCCATTCCAAGACAAATGGTCGCTTCCATTACAAGCGAAATGGTCGCTTCCATAATAAGAGAAATGGTCGCTTCTATACAAGAGAAATGGTCGCTTCCATTACAACAGAAATGGTCGCTTTCATTATAA